CCCTTTGAAACATCATATGTGCCAATCCTCTTGGCAAATGATATGATCTCATTCTTATCAAAACAGAGAACAGGCCTGACCATCTGGATCCTCACAGCAGATGTCGTGGACTTAAGATTTGAGAGGGTCTGCGATGCCACCTGACCTATATTCTCCCCAGTAATCAGGAAATCAGCGCCAATCCTGTGCGCGAGCTGCTCAGCAATCCTGAACATCATCCTCCTCGTCAGGAGATAGAAAAAACGATGGGAGCACTGCTTAGCGATCTCGGCCTGGATAAAACCAAAAGGAAGAACAATGAAATCAGAACAGCCTATCTTCCCAGCCAGGATCCTGGATTTCTTCTCTGCAGTGTCATCAGTCAAGGGCTCAAGAGAGAAATGGACTGCAACAACCTCAAACCCCTGCCGTCTCATCATGTAGCCGGCGACAGGGCTGTCAAACCCTCCGGACATGAGCAGTAATCCTTTCATGGCACCCATAACCCATTGGGAAAGAAATCAGATTATAAAGTTTATGATAAAGCCTATGATCCCTGCAAGGGCAAGATATGACAGGCAGGGGACAAGATTCCGCCTTATGATGGAGCCCTCCCTGTGATGCAGGCCGACAGTCGCTGAAGCTGCAACAATATTGTGGATTGCAATCATGTTGCCGACAGCAGAGCCAACAGCCTGCAGGGAGATTATGAGCACAGGGGAAAGTGAGAGAAGCTTAGCTGTGTGGAACTGGAATCCCGAGAAGAAAAGATTGGAGACAGTGGATGAGCCGGCCATGAAAGAGCCGAGCCCGCCGATAAAAGGAGAGATGAAGACCCACGCAAAGCCCACTGTCGATGAAAGGAATGATGCCATCATTATGGGCATAGAATCAAGACCAATGGAATTCATGTGGGAGTTCTGGAGGAGCTGGACAGTGGCAACAATGAAAATGAGTGCGACAAAAGGCACACCTATCTTATGCAATGACTCGCCAAAAGCCTCAGAAAGCTGATGCCCAGACATCCTGAAGAAAAAGAAGATGAACAATGCGACAACAATGAAGATGAAACCAGGGAGATAGAAAGGAGCCAAAGAATGCGAGATCCCGGTCCCCATGATGGATGAGAAACTGACACTTATGCCCTGCAAAAACCCCTTGATGCCCAAAGAATCGAGCCTTGTCAGGATAAGCAGGACGCTTATGAGAAGATAAGGAAGTATTGCCCTGAAGACATCATATGAGCCATATGATCTCATCTTGAATGCCTTCTTCTTAGAGAAATGATAGACCTTCTCCGGAACCAGGAAACCCCTTTTTGTAGTCGACACAAGAATCATCATGCCAATCATGCCGCCGACAAGGGAAGGGAACTCAGGACCGAAAAGGACAGCTGTGAGAAGATAAGGCAGGGTGAAGCAGAGACCGGCCCAGACAGAAAAAGGCCACAGGGCCAAGCCCATAGACCATGACTTCTCCTTGGAAAAATACCTCATGAATACAACGACAACCATCAGGGGAACAAAAGTGCCGATGATGAAATGAATCAGGGCAGAGAGCATCGTGACCTTTGAGAGGAAGACAGGCAGCGTATAGCCGAAGGCATCAAGCTCGAGCTGAGCAGCAGCGGAATCAAAGACAGATCTTATGCCGATGATTATCGGAGTCCCGACAGCACCGAATGTGACAGGGGTTGAGTTTGCGATGAGAGCAGAGACCACAGCAGCTATCGGAGAGAACCCCAAAGTCACAAGCAAAGGGGCAGCAAGGGCAGCAGGAGTGCCGAAACCGGCAGCGCCCTCGATGAAGCTGCCGAAGATCCAGGCGATAAGCAAGAGCTGGATCCTCTTGTCAGGAGTTATCGATGAAAGATATGAATCGATTATCTCAATGGCTCCTGCCTTCTGCATGAGCCTGAGGAAGAATATCGCTCCGAAGATGATTATGATTATCTCTATCGACACAAGAAGGCCCTTGATTGTGGATGCGCCGATGACACTGAACGGGGATTTCCAGAAAAAAACCAGGATAAGAATCGTCGCAATATATGTCAGTGGCATGGCCTTGAGAGCAGGCCACTTCCAGAAAACCATCAGCAGGAATATGAGAATTATTGGTACGAATGACAGGAAAACAAGCAAAGGCTCCATAACCTGAAAAATTGAAGAACAGTTTAAAAATGTTATCTTCAGAGAGCATTCCTTGCCTTATGGACCCTGAGATACAATTTCTGACCGGGGAGGATATTATCACCGACAGCACCACCTCTCACATCAACAACATCTTTCCCGGCCACTTCAGCAAACCTGTTTCCATTAGAATCATCCAGATTATTGAAATCCCTTGCAATCCCAAAAGGCCATTCACCAGACTGCACAATGTGCCTTAATACGATAGTGCCGTTTGGTTTTGTCCTGATATAATCAAATCCTGGCAATGACATTAAATCACTAGCTCTTCCAGGCCTGGATCCGGATTGTGATGCTGATGCAACGACAGGCACCTCACCATTGACTTCTGCTGAATACATCGCAGCATAATTTGCTGCAGTCTTCTCTGAATATTCACGGATACTACTTCTACACGACACTGTGAAGTCATTTTCAGCCCTATTAGAAAGCCAGTACCTCGCTGCTTTCCTTGCATGACTCGGCATGTGATGAGCAGTAGCTATGTATTTGACAATATCATCCTTGTTTGAAGACCAGACACCAGAAAGCGTTGCCAACTCACTCCTGTTCAGAGATCTTATCATATCTGCAAGATTACTGATCGCAAAGAGATAAGCAGCCTTGTGATGATCATTGCCTCTCAAGTTGATCACACTCCCCGGAATCTGCATCCCACTTGGCAGAGCCGGATTCACAGAGGAAGCACCATCACCAGTCCCTGCATTTACAGCAAATGAAGTCCATTGGTATAGACCGAAAGAGGCATATCTGTCATGCATCGCAGGTATCATCTCAAGATACTCCCTGCCAGCATTCCTCAGGATGAAATCAATAACTGCCTTGTTCAAGTTGCC
This is a stretch of genomic DNA from Candidatus Woesearchaeota archaeon. It encodes these proteins:
- a CDS encoding L-lactate permease, which encodes MEPLLVFLSFVPIILIFLLMVFWKWPALKAMPLTYIATILILVFFWKSPFSVIGASTIKGLLVSIEIIIIIFGAIFFLRLMQKAGAIEIIDSYLSSITPDKRIQLLLIAWIFGSFIEGAAGFGTPAALAAPLLVTLGFSPIAAVVSALIANSTPVTFGAVGTPIIIGIRSVFDSAAAQLELDAFGYTLPVFLSKVTMLSALIHFIIGTFVPLMVVVVFMRYFSKEKSWSMGLALWPFSVWAGLCFTLPYLLTAVLFGPEFPSLVGGMIGMMILVSTTKRGFLVPEKVYHFSKKKAFKMRSYGSYDVFRAILPYLLISVLLILTRLDSLGIKGFLQGISVSFSSIMGTGISHSLAPFYLPGFIFIVVALFIFFFFRMSGHQLSEAFGESLHKIGVPFVALIFIVATVQLLQNSHMNSIGLDSMPIMMASFLSSTVGFAWVFISPFIGGLGSFMAGSSTVSNLFFSGFQFHTAKLLSLSPVLIISLQAVGSAVGNMIAIHNIVAASATVGLHHREGSIIRRNLVPCLSYLALAGIIGFIINFII